Proteins co-encoded in one Cercospora beticola chromosome 7, complete sequence genomic window:
- a CDS encoding mitochondrial 37S ribosomal protein uS10m, with protein sequence MSAPSYSRSLTSAVKRLKLSPSTSTFTTQQVRQLQHSAPLAAQPLSPNLERELSEIRLPKAVQATYLAPLKREPTTPRKANEPIETVCQLQLRSYNVRNLEVFSDFALRAAYFLQLPATSYNLPRRTERWTVPRSNFVHKKSQENFERITMRREIVIKEGNPETVSVWLAFLRKYQYYGVGLKANVFEYGSLKAAEEMDAEAKRVEELLGSIELEKPAKGMGQLGLPEKMVDQAFKASWGAYAPSSGAQSVPDGNKRIATVSVEGGLMPEKQEKKTKGAEKEEAA encoded by the exons ATGTCGGCACCTTCATACTCGCGCTCGCTCACAAGCGCCGTCAAGAGACTGAAA CTCTCCCCTTCCACATCAACTTTCACAACCCAGCAGGTCCGGCAATTGCAACACTCAGCTCCACTCGCCGCACAGCCTCTGTCGCCCAATCTCGAGCGCGAGCTATCCGAGATTCGCCTCCCCAAAGCCGTGCAGGCAACTTACCTCGCCCCATTGAAACGAGAACCCACCACACCACGCAAAGCCAACGAACCCATCGAGACTGTGTGCCAGCTTCAATTGCGCTCCTACAATGTCCGCAACTTGGAAGTCTTCTCCGACTTTGCTCTACGCGCAGCCTACTTCCTGCAACTCCCTGCCACCAGCTACAATCTCCCTCGCCGAACAGAACGATGGACTGTGCCGAGGAGTAATTTCGTGCACAAGAAGAGTCAAGAGAACTTCGAGAGAATTACGATGAGAAGGGAAATTGTGATCAAAGAGGGGAATCCGGAGACCGTGAGTGTTTGGCTGGCATTCTTGCGAAAGTACCAGTACTACGGAGTGGGACTGAAGGCAAATGTTTTTGAGTATGGATCGTTGAAAGCtgcggaggagatggatgcTGAGGCGAAGAGGGTTGAGGAGCTGTTGGGAAGCATAGAATTGGAGAAGCCGGCCAAGGGAATGGGCCAGCTCGGTTTGCCGGAGAAGATGGTGGATCAGGCTTTCAAGGCCAGCTGGGGAGCTTACGCGCCGAGCTCTGGGGCGCAGAGCGTGCCGGATGGGAATAAGAGAATTGCGACGGTTTCTGTCGAAGGTGGATTAATGCCAgagaagcaagagaagaagacgaagggggcagagaaggaggaggccgCATAA
- a CDS encoding uncharacterized protein (BUSCO:EOG092613S3) — protein MLSSEQEAELVAQLQQAIAACNERCLYFAAQWSAELLNSFEDPAELAEGDGSDTEIDDDEAPLPTIQTTNRDPKEVRREAKELPRYLMAKSFFDCREFDRCAAVFLPSQVPHAAPSYETVHPSDVKSTPKKDKRTPLGSADARAQKLRRAPLLQTPKNLSQKSLFLALYARYLSGEKRKNEESETILGPHDGPLTANKEVPGVAIVLEEYFNARGGLEDLSNSDGWLDYLYGIILIKSKSERLAMQWLLRSVNLNPWNWSAWLELASLIENPEQLDDTFKASLPKNIMTFIFIIYCSQELFQQDPQVFDTLTRMLDIFPRSAFLLQQKALLLYHMRDYDTATALFEELLRRFPHRLDAMEIYSNLLYVLQNRPKLATLAAMASDTDKFRPETNCILGNYYSLIGEHEKAVLHFRRALALDRNCQTAWTLMGHEYIELKNNQAAIESYRRAVDTNRKDYRAWYGLGQGYEMLECHSYSLFYYQRAAALYPLDPKMWAAVGHAFNRCNKTTNAIQSFKRALIAGAQMDTGASFGSSNTDPLAQAVGGALDPQILWEIACLYEQQSDWEEAAAYMELTLAQEEGADEGEDGLGVTQITSRARLWLARWSHTSGDWQRTMDLANELCQDGIEVEEAKSLIKDVRAQLQEMDEEGGTRRTFNRGSEEL, from the coding sequence ATGCTTTCGAGCGAACAAGAAGCTGAGCTGGTggcacagctgcagcaagcaATCGCCGCCTGCAACGAGCGATGCCTCTACTTCGCAGCGCAATGGTCTGCAGAGCTTCTGAACTCATTCGAGGATCCCGCAGAACTCGCAGAAGGCGATGGATCCGATACTGAgatcgatgatgacgaggcaCCTTTGCCCACCATCCAGACCACCAATCGGGATCCAAAAGAAGTCCGACGGGAAGCCAAAGAGCTACCTCGCTATTTGATGGCAAAATCTTTCTTCGACTGTCGCGAGTTCGATCGCTGTGCTGCGGTCTTCTTGCCGAGTCAGGTTCCACATGCTGCTCCTTCGTACGAGACGGTTCATCCTTCTGATGTGAAGTCGACGCCAAAGAAGGATAAGAGGACGCCGCTTGGTTCAGCTGATGCTCGCGCGCAGAAGCTCAGGCGAGCACCGTTGCTGCAGACGCCGAAGAATCTGAGCCAGAAGTCTCTGTTTCTCGCGCTTTATGCGCGATATCTTTCGGGCGAGAAGCGAAAGAATGAAGAGTCGGAGACGATTCTAGGACCTCACGATGGCCCTCTTACTGCTAATAAGGAAGTGCCAGGCGTTGCGATCGTGCTCGAGGAGTACTTCAACGCGCGAGGCGGACTGGAGGACTTGAGCAATTCCGACGGGTGGCTGGACTACCTCTACGGCATTATCCTGATCAAGTCCAAGTCAGAGAGACTGGCTATGCAGTGGCTGTTGAGGAGCGTGAACTTGAACCCGTGGAACTGGTCGGCCTGGCTCGAGCTCGCATCACTAATAGAGAACCCTGAGCAGCTTGACGACACTTTCAAGGCCAGTCTACCAAAGAACATCATGactttcatcttcatcatctacTGCAGCCAGGAGCTCTTTCAACAGGACCCGCAGGTGTTTGACACATTGACCCGGATGCTGGACATCTTTCCACGCTCGGCGTTTCTGTTGCAGCAGAAAGCACTACTGCTCTATCATATGCGTGACTACGACACAGCTACAGCGCTCTTCGAAGAATTGCTTCGTAGGTTTCCTCATCGGCTGGACGCAATGGAAATATACAGCAATCTCCTCTACGTACTACAGAACAGACCAAAGCTGGCGACACTTGCGGCCATGGCAAGCGACACAGACAAGTTCAGGCCAGAGACAAACTGCATCTTGGGCAACTACTACAGTCTCATAGGCGAGCACGAAAAAGCTGTGCTGCATTTCCGACGTGCCCTTGCGCTCGATCGCAATTGCCAAACTGCCTGGACTCTGATGGGACACGAGTACATCGAACTCAAGAACAATCAGGCTGCAATCGAGTCATACAGACGAGCTGTAGATACGAATCGCAAGGACTACCGCGCATGGTACGGACTAGGCCAAGGTTACGAAATGCTCGAATGTCACAGCTACAGCTTATTCTACTACCAACGAGCAGCGGCGCTTTACCCTCTAGACCCGAAAATGTGGGCAGCCGTCGGACACGCCTTCAATCGCTGCAACAAGACCACAAACGCGATCCAGTCGTTCAAGAGAGCGCTCATCGCTGGCGCTCAAATGGACACGGGCGCAAGTTTTGGCAGCTCTAATACTGATCCACTCGCACAAGCAGTGGGAGGTGCACTTGACCCACAGATCCTTTGGGAGATTGCGTGTCTATACGAGCAGCAGAGCGATTGggaggaagctgctgcaTACATGGAGCTCACGCTTGCGCAAGAAGAGGGCGCGGACGAGGGCGAAGACGGCCTGGGTGTCACCCAGATCACAAGTCGTGCTCGGCTCTGGTTGGCAAGATGGAGTCATACTAGTGGGGACTGGCAGCGTACCATGGACCTCGCGAATGAGTTATGTCAAGACGGAATTGAGGTTGAGGAAGCCAAGAGTTTGATCAAGGACGTCAGAGCACAGTTGCAAGAAATGGACGAGGAGGGCGGCACAAGACGCACATTTAACAGAGGATCTGAGGAGCTATGA
- a CDS encoding uncharacterized protein (BUSCO:EOG092633US), translated as MPATLKEFEGVFPKLVEDLKAECQKYKLPEQALTWFEKSLYHNTLGGKCNRGLSVIDTTQLLLGRKLTDEEFFHTALLGWFIELLQAFFLVSDDIMDSSKTRRGNPCWYLMPNVGMIAINDAFMLESSIYLLLKKYFKKEKYYVDVIELFHGVTFQTELGQTCDLLTAPEDHVDLDNFSLEKYTFIVIYKTAYYSFYLPVALALHFSGFATEKNLKTAEDILIPMGEYFQVQDDYLDNFADPATLGKIGTDIQDNKCSWLVNQALKIATPEQRKVLEENYGQKDSKKEAAVKQLYNELGLEGIYQKYEEERVADIRQKIQAIDESEGLKKEVFDEFLRKIYKRSK; from the exons ATGCCTGCGACGTTGAAAGAGTTTGAGGGCGTGTTCCCGAAGCTGGTGGAGGATCTTAAGGCGGAATGTCAGAAATACAAGTTGCCTGAGCAGGCATTGACTTGGTTCGAGAAG TCACTCTACCACAACACGCTCGGTGGAAAATGCAATCGCGGACTTTCAGTCATCGACACGACCCAGCTCCTCCTCGGCCGCAAACTCACCGACGAAGAGTTCTTTCACACTGCGCTGTTGGGCTGGTTCATCGAGCTCCTCcaagccttcttcctcgtttCCGACGATATCATGGACAGCTCGAAAACACGACGAGGCAATCCATGCTGGTACCTCATGCCTAATGTTGGCATGATTGCGATCAACGACGCTTTTATGCTCGAGAGCTCAATATACTTGCTTCTGAAGAAGTATTTCAAGAAAGAGAAGTACTATGTGGACGTCATCGAGTTGTTCCACGGTGTCACATTCCAGACGGAGTTGGGACAGACATGCGATCTCTTGACCGCACCGGAAGATCACGTTGATCTGGACAATTTCTCGCTGGAGAAGTACACATTCATTGTGATCTACAAGACTGCATACTACAGCTTCTACCTGCCAGTGGCTTTGGCCCTGCACTTCTCGGGCTTTGCTACTGAGAAGAACTTGAAGACTGCGGAGGACATTCTGATCCCAATGGGAGAATACTTCCAGGTGCAGGACGACTACCTGGACAACTTCGCCGACCCAGCCACGCTCGGCAAGATTGGCACAGATATTCAGGACAACAAGTGCTCGTGGCTCGTGAACCAGGCTTTGAAAATTGCCACACCTGAGCAGAGGAAAGTGCTTGAGGAGAACTATGGACAGAAGGACAGCAAGAAGGAGGCAGCAGTGAAGCAGCTATACAACGAGTTGGGCTTGGAGGGTATTTACCAGAAGTACGAGGAGGAGCGGGTCGCGGATATTCGCCAGAAGATTCAGGCTATTGACGAGAGCGAAGGACTCAAGAAGGAGGTGTTCGACGAGTTCTTGAGGAAGATCTACAAGCGAAGCAAGTAG
- a CDS encoding uncharacterized protein (MEROPS:MER0043146), whose translation MSSYTPPGRLGNTDLSMSTDPRTHPKLKAVVNAYGMGGNNMQGVSDTKNLEVGTKLAEEMETAIFGLYGAIDMSTPEDKNEGEVEETVEEIDGPDGNKIKLYIFKPKGVNGKLPGVVYIHGGGMTIGPTKNPVHDRWCKSLALKGNVTIMPDFRNAWTKTQHNPFPTGLNDCCTAVQYIAANRSSFGISHFILQGESGGANLCFATSIRANREGWIKEISGVYGYVPYISGGYDWSRERKLKETPSQIENEYYFLNPDNSAALAYYYSPGEGQLEDPLAWPYHAREQDLKGLPDHMVSVDELDCFRDEGIAYWKKLTKAGVNASCDVNLGAMHGTALIFRNAVPEVNRKQIEAIAAFAKRVA comes from the exons ATGTCTTCCTACACGCCACCAGGCCGTCTCGGCAATACGGACCTTAGCATGTCTACTGATCCCAGGACTCATCCCAAGCTCAAGGCAGTAGTGAATGCCTATGGCATGGGAGGTAACAACATGCAAGGCGTGTCCGACACGAAAAATCTCGAAGTAGGCACAAAATTGgccgaggagatggagacCGCGATCTTTGGTTTGTATGGAGCGATCGACATGAGCACGCCCGAAGATAAGAacgaaggtgaagtcgaggaGACAGTCGAAGAGATCGATGGACCAGATGGAAACAAGATTAAGTTGTACATTTTCAAGCCCAAAGGAGTGAACGGAAAGTTACCTGGTGTGGTTTACATTCACG GCGGCGGCATGACCATCGGCCCAACCAAAAACCCCGTGCACGACCGCTGGTGCAAATCCCTCGCCCTTAAAGGAAACGTCACAATCATGCCCGACTTCCGCAACGCCTGGACAAAAACCCAACACAACCCCTTCCCCACCGGTCTGAACGACTGCTGCACCGCAGTACAATACATCGCAGCCAACCGCTCCTCCTTCGGCATCTCCCACTTCATCCTCCAAGGCGAATCCGGCGGCGCAAACCTCTGCTTCGCAACCTCCATCCGCGCAAACCGCGAAGGCTGGATCAAAGAAATCTCCGGTGTATACGGTTACGTCCCGTATATCAGTGGCGGATACGACTGGTCTCGAGAAAGGAAATTGAAAGAAACCCCATCACAAATCGAAAATGAATATTACTTCCTGAATCCTGATAACAGTGCTGCTTTGGCGTATTATTATTCTCCGGGAGAAGGACAATTGGAGGATCCGCTGGCGTGGCCTTATCATGCGAGAGAACAGGATTTGAAGGGTTTGCCGGATCATATGGTGAGTGTGGATGAATTGGATTGTTTCCGAGATGAGGGGATTGCGTATTGGAAGAAGTTGACCAAGGCGGGAGTTAATGCGAGTTGTGATGTTAATTTGGGGGCCATGCATGGGACGGCGCTCATTTTTAGGAATGCGGTGCCGGAGGTAAACCGAAAGCAGATTGAGGCCATTGCGGCTTTTGCGAAGAGGGTGGCGTAA